The Streptomyces cyaneogriseus subsp. noncyanogenus region GCACGTCCGTACGCCGCCGCCGTCCTCGGCGGTGTCGTGGCCGATGCGCAGCATCGCCTCCGTGGCGTGACCGTCCGGGACGATGTTGAACTCCGCGTCCGCGGGCACATGCAGCCTCAGCCGCAGCCCGGCCCCCTCCCGGCGCAGCGACGCCACCGGGGGGATGCCCGGCGCACCGTTGCGGGCCAGGGTGCCGATCATGTCGCCCAGGACCCGCAGCGGGTGCCCCGGCAGCCCCTCCCGGGGCGCCGCGTCGGAGGCGACGATGCCGGGCCGCAGGACGACGACCGGCCGGCCCGGCCGCCGCGCCCAGTCCCGCACCAGCCGCTCCGCCCGGTACTTGGACTCGTCGTAGTGGGTCTCGAAACCGAACGCGTCGGTGAGGTCCTCCTCGGCGACCACGCCCTCGCGGCGCCCGCCCGCCACGGCCACGGTGCTCAGGTGGACCAGGCGGCAGCCCGGCGCGGTGGCCCCGGCGAACTCCAGGACCCGCTCGGTGCCGTGCACATTGGTGCGGAACAGCCGCTCGCGCTCGCCCGCCAGCGCGATGTCCCCGGCGCAGTGCCAGACCGCTTCGGCCTCCCGGGCCAGACGCCCGTACACGGCGGGCGCCAGGCCGAGCCACGGCCGGGTGACGTCCCCCGCGACGCAGCGCAGCCGCGAGCGGGCCGGTGCGCCGATCCCGCCTCCCGCGAGGCTCTCCAGGATTGCGAGGACGCGGGAGCGCAGCTCGGCGGCGGTTCCCCGGCCCAGTACGGTGACGTGCCGTCCGCGGCGGGTGAGCAGACCGAGCAGAAGCCTGGAGCCCAGGAATCCGGTGGCGCCGGTGATCAGTGTGGTCACGCGGAGCAGCATGGACCAGTTCTCGGGACGACTTCGGTCACTCTTTGGAATTAACCGATTACTTTATGATTTCGCCAAGTTGTGTGTGCGGTCCGCCCACCAGGAAGCGATTCGCGCCCCGAGTGGGGACGGGACCGTCCGGGGTCGTCGCGG contains the following coding sequences:
- a CDS encoding SDR family oxidoreductase yields the protein MTTLITGATGFLGSRLLLGLLTRRGRHVTVLGRGTAAELRSRVLAILESLAGGGIGAPARSRLRCVAGDVTRPWLGLAPAVYGRLAREAEAVWHCAGDIALAGERERLFRTNVHGTERVLEFAGATAPGCRLVHLSTVAVAGGRREGVVAEEDLTDAFGFETHYDESKYRAERLVRDWARRPGRPVVVLRPGIVASDAAPREGLPGHPLRVLGDMIGTLARNGAPGIPPVASLRREGAGLRLRLHVPADAEFNIVPDGHATEAMLRIGHDTAEDGGGVRTCHIVHPRETPLRLIVDAVEAHHPGLTLDCVDALPDPTPAERFVADHLPGFLSYCHHRRRYGRERAAERTGGLPDPAPVDRDYLARAMGFAGAVPHAGERTTADT